The window TGCAACTTCCGTTTGTATCGTCACAAACTTACAGCTGTAAATGTAATTAAAATGCATAAGAAAACAGCATTGTATATTCTGTACAATGGCTGGTGAAGCTCATGAAAAGATTCTCCTCTTTATCATGTGCATTTGTTCGTATTACATGGATGAAAATATGAGATGGAAAAGACATCAACCTACAATAAACCTCTTCCAGATTTAGTACCAACTTAAATACAAGAATGAAGAGCTGGTCTAAAAGAGAGTGCCAATTCTAAGTTCGTGGAGAATACATGCATACCCAGTGTACATTGGAGCAACCATTATATATCAATCATGCAAAAAATGCAATCACATACACACACGTTTATTTTCATCAGACAACACAGTGATCCCATCTAATCAACAATACTTGTTGAGAGAAACCAAGCATGTGAGTGACTTAGTAGCAGGGACAAATAACAGAGAAGGGAACGACCTGGAGACAAGAAATGTAGATGCTCTGGCGCATGATGTCGATGAGCCCGTCGTCGTAGTCGACGACGGAGCAGCGGTCAATCCAGATGTCGAAGGATCCGCGATTGTTATGGATGCCGTTGATGTCGTGGCTGCAGCCAGCCTCGAACTGGACTGAAATAATCCAGAATTAGTACCAACGACATTTGGCAGCAATAAAATACTAATGCATCTAATTATGATGCCATATGTGGCAAGTAAACAAACCCAAAGCAAGAAGCGTGTTATCATCGGTAGCACGGTTAGTCTCCTCCAGCATCTTAACAATGGAAAGGCAGGCAACAACGGAAAGATGCTCCAGATGTGCTCAACTAATAACCAAAGTAAATATGGCCAATAATATAACCTCTCCCTTTTGGTTTTGCCTTGCATCATGCCAAGATAAGAACATCAAAAGGATGTAACTTTTCTAGCCTAGTCCTTGGTGCAGGACTGACGATAGGTAGAAAGCCTCGATTTGAACAACAAAGTATATATTGTACGGAAAAAGTATACCATTATATTTATATGGGAAAGAAGTTTCCGATGATACATTTTGTAGGCATATAACATATATTTTGTTGGTCAAGCCCATGACCAGGGTTCAGAAATGAGATTGATATGGGGCTTATAGAAGGGGAAAATGGAAATTATGGTCACCAGTTAGTATTGGGGTTTGATTTTTACTGGTGGTAGATAAGATCCACCATTAGTTTCCATGGAATTGGAGGGGCAGTAAATTGCTTTTGGAGATACGAGTGAAGGCAACACACCAGCAGAAGACAATGGAGGAACAAGAAAGCAGAAAACACCCGGTTCTGTTTACGTAAATGTTGCTACTTTGCTTTAGTCCAGCCAAGTAAAAAAGAGAGGCAGAGTGAAACTGGAAATGTTCTGAAAAAAGTGAAACTGGAAATGA is drawn from Triticum urartu cultivar G1812 unplaced genomic scaffold, Tu2.1 TuUngrouped_contig_7157, whole genome shotgun sequence and contains these coding sequences:
- the LOC125531466 gene encoding uncharacterized protein LOC125531466; its protein translation is MLEETNRATDDNTLLALVQFEAGCSHDINGIHNNRGSFDIWIDRCSVVDYDDGLIDIMRQSIYISCLQYFQFNYTEENLLDYIDPNNDIHSWSDLQMAICSLNVASC